GCATTGCAATGCAAGTGCACCTACTCTTGCTCTTTTGGACCAAACTGCCCTCTTTTCACTAACTTCACTGTAGAACATAACAcacacattctctctctctctctctctcgtttaaatcaaaattaaatatttattaaacgtAGTAGTTAAGCATAAGCacatcaaaactttttttttttaagggggatAGCACATCAAAACATGGCTTTGCAGTTTGCACAAAAGtataccaaaaaagaagaagtgggACAGCTAAAATAAATTCACTTCAGTAAAGAAAAGGTCAATATGCTAACTAATACAATTCACTATAATTACACTTTATATTGAAGCTGCTAGGAGATAGATCAAATCAAGAATTGTGATTAAGCCTTGTCAGAAAGTAAATAATATCTTACATTTCTTTCTCTGTTTTACTTTATATCCATAGTAAATATTAATACAAATATCAATTCCTTtcgattattaaaaaaaaaaaaaatcaattccttTTATCATGGTAAAAATAGAAGATGATCTACTCTATTTCAAGCTTTCTCCATTTAATCCATTTATtggtaaatattttattttcttgctattgtaaaattttaaataatgtgataatttatataattcatatttgtaaaatttaatttgaatcaataaataaataattttcaaataatggGAATAATTTCCCAGTCATgtttaaacaatacaaaaacaggaatataatttttcttagagcatccacagcaacTGTGGCATAATTTATGCCATTTTGTCATACCAAAagcctattttattattttaccacattattttacaacatctcatttatcagatgttttatcattcaattctatacattaaaataatatttactacacattaaaataatatttactacacattaaaataatatttacaactcATCAAACATAATCAACAGCCACCACACTGCTGCCAACAACCAACAGCCACCACCACACAACCACCATCTTCATCCACAACCCAAAACACAATTCAAAATAAACCCATAGCCCACCAACACCAAATCGGAAGCCCTACCTCCCCCACCACCTCAACCACAAACCCCGACAAACCCACCGCCTCCACACCCACTTCCAAACCCAAAGCCTTTATAATCCAAGTCAACCCAGACTCCAAACCCACCATCTTCATCGCTATCATTGTCATCGCCGTCATCCCAGACTCCGACCTTGTCATCGCCGTCATTGACACCGACATTGCTCCTAACCACAAAAGCTTCAATGACCAACACAATAGATCCATACCCACCCACCGCCAACCCATCCATTGGAATCCATAGCCTAGCCTATCCGAACCCACCCACCTTCATCGGAACCGAACCCAGCCAACACAATCTGAATCCACACATCACTGTTTAAACCCACCCATcaaaccacaaccaaaaaaagaaaaaccattgCTACAGAGAGATCGGCGTGGAAGTGATCGTTAGCGCCAACGTCGGTGTGGAAGAGCAGTGAGGGTTGGGGTTTGAGGGTGAcggagagatgagagagaaagaggaataaaaaactaataaaagtatATGCCACATATGTCCGTACCGTGGCAAATTTGTGAAGATACTGTAGCATGTTGCAAATTTTATAAGATTTGAAACATTTGataaaatgagatttttgatatttggtgtatcaaatgtgccaaatatttgacatttggctatttggcacatttagcacATCCAGTAAGGATGCTCTTTTAGATGGTTATATGATGCTAATGTGGTAGAGAAACTTGTGCTGTCTATACTTTTTGTGAATAGTtcaagttttttaatttgtactcttttttttttcttttttttttttccctgaatcATTTGTACTGGTGTTGTCAGTAGATGTCTAAATGATCCCATTAACACCcccttccttttatttatttatttttttttaaatgtaatcaGCTGGAGCTAGAGACAAACAATGTCGTTATGGTTGGTCCTGTTAACGTGATAAAAATCACAGTTAAATGATGCGTTTCAGCGTTTtacgtttggttttttttttttttttttttttttgaactgaaCAAACAGGCAAATGATGAATGAACAGTATTTtcatttatgatcattaattgaaaattattttttattggacaCCCGCGTttcaggctttttttttttttttttttttttaattaatttttttttaactaacgCATGCAAATAGGCATATGAACAATAATTTTAGAAGTGAACAGCAattagaaaatgattttttattattttcagtttttagtaaaataaatggTATTTAAACACACATTTAAATTAGTTGTCAttatggttatatatatatatatatatataaagttgcattcagattttaaaatatttttattaaccaaTGATCTCTTAGAGTCTGTTTAGATATCgcttgtagggacacgatttatttaacagcccaagaatgacgttgggctcgtatgcaaagggccctaacaatatgatttgtagagagtgggcttgaaaggcatgaccttgggcacatgTGGACGGTTTAATCGTGGCGTCTATGGAAGTTCTTATATGGGCGGGcctggcttgactagctaaccctccattagtacgggttgtaggacttaagtcctcggacgctgtccaaGGAGTTTTATATCCTTCCCTTCCTCCCTTTTACCGAGGGAGCGAGTCCTCTTTTCTTCTggggggtttttccttttatactagtgtttgtttcccccctttagagtccacgtgtaagtttcacttttctggggtgcagacctgtcctgtcaacccatacctagagtagTTTGGGGTCGTTGGaaaagttaaagggtatggtttagagtatggaTTTATTAGATACAGAgttttgtattatgatgttggcagctttttcccttgccctgcccctacactcagtttgcccctttcttcaggcatttcgtgaggtgccgagtaagaggtcgtcctcggcaatgaCTCTCCTCAGCTTGGGCCCTGGGCCCTAAGGTAGAATGGGCCTGGGCCACGAGTTCTCTTGCCCCACaccgcttattactgaaaactaaaaactgaaaacattataacaaaataatttttaaatgtgtaaatagtactgtaggatccagttttaaagttgttttttgaaaaaaaagtacTGGTGGGTTCTGTGAACAATACACAGAAACTATAAAAAAACACTAGATGCTGGACGTACTATCCAAACTCTACCTTAgattgaaatatatattaaattacaacacttaatttttttttttttttttgaatttctaaaatACAAGACTCTTTACAAATCACAACTATTATCATTTctataatatgtatatatgtaatGATAGTTTGACATTAAAATTTgatctatttattttacattttctagAATAATTTAGGCAAAATGGCTTCCAATAATACAATTTCACAGCTGATcccggattctcaaaaaaaaaaaaaaaaaaaaaaatgagaacagcaattttatttttatattctcagGATGTGAAAGGCTAGTGGACTTCAACGCaatattaaaatatgaattaacaGTGAGCTAGGAGATTAGAAcaagattttgattttgtattatatttaCGAATATTGCGTGTATCTTTGGCACGTCGAGCCCCTAAGTTTTAACATATTAAAATGGCCTTTGATCGCGAATAAGTCCTCCTTGTACACGACTGGATCAACGAGGTAAAAGTATTACATTTCTTATAATTAATTAGATGGTAGATGACCAGGATGAGCAAAAACATCACTATACAGGAAGTTGGAAACGTTCTTTCAACGCACAATCAAAATGTCAGGAATGATGGTATATTCTAACAATTTGGCATATTTTAGCAAAATGTCCTCATATTATATGAGTCATATATGATATAGAtatacccataaaaaaaaaaataaaaaaaaaggttgaaacaAGCAATTTTTACAAAGACAATCATAATTCTACTTTAGAACTATTCCAAGAAGTTACTACAATATTTTGGAAGATGGTTCAATTTAAATTTCACCACCTATCATCATAACTTTGACTCATTGTTTCCTCATTttcatacccaaaaaaataagttacaaTAATATCAAAGGGTGTAAGAGACAGTTTGGGGCCTATTAAAATCAATTTGAGCACCTGACAAAGTTGGATCAATCATTAATATTGATTTTGATAGGGCACTTAATAACATCAGGAAATTTCATTTTCGTTGTGTAATAAGTAAGAAGAAATTTTTACAAATGGTATAGAGAGAAAGAATACAACTTGGTGAAAGAAACttttaatatatgaaattttgcttttgttttcattttacaaAAATGAACACTGTTTTTAACAACTAAACAATGTTTATAatggtaaattgtaattaagGTAGTTCACGAAACCTTatcataaatttcatttttattatgcatcaattatattatgtttataattatataaagaAATTGTATACTTAAACAGTTAAACTTATTGTACGAAAACTATTTTTCTTTATCTAAAGTAAAAAACCAGAAAATACAGCAAATGAAACCGTACTTCCACTGATTGTGGTACACCAGTTAATGGGAAGTTGTTTTCTGATCCGGCACAGAAAAATTTAAAGACTATaaacaaattgtaaaaaaagaaaaaaaaaaaagaaaaaaaagaaagaaagataatatGATCCAACCAAAGTAAGTGGTGCCGTAGAGGaggatataaattttttcaccAACATTTTTTGCAATGTTTGAATTTACATATTATGAACTTATAATTAgtgttaataaaaataatatccactataagttcatttaaaGGTGActatttgctttattttttctgtaataagaatatttgtgatatttGGTATTAGTTATTATCGTAAAGTGGTATGAAGTTGATGAGTTCACATTGAAGATTTTGGGTCTGTTTATTAcagttgtttaaataacagttttcagtatctaaacaagggaaatgttaacgagtgcccttaggacactggttaagaatccaaataaagaaagtttttatggaaaaagaaaaaaaaaaacaattaatgttttaacaacttttttcatttcccataaaagtgatgtcaaaactttcctaaaatggattcttaaccagtgccTTAAGGGAAGCatgaaaatacaaacaacactattagaattcaattaccaaattggccttttattattatttttttaaaaaaactgtaaaacaagaaaaatcgTGAAAATTATTGGATAGAGAAAAAGCTGTTCACTCATTCTGagccaaaaagagaaaaaggtaaaaaatgaaaaatgaaagaagagcAGAGATGTCAGGTAGAAAATCGTCGTGATTGCTTGAAAATAAAGGGGTATTATTGGTAGCTGGGGTTGTCGTGACTTTTGTTAAAGGAATTCCGTATGTTTTTTAAACATTTCCCCGTGACAAAACCATCaaacacaacattttcattaaataatttatttaaaaaaataaattcaaacacaacATTAATACTAACTTACACAAGTGAAGTTCATTCCCAAGTGACTTTTGAGTTGGGTTgagaaagcaaaagcaaaaatctatctccattttttcattttgcctAGGAGGATCTACACGTTTAAATTTGGAACATCATTGTTTTCTCGTTTTTGGTAATAGTTTTATGTTTCTTCTCTTATGGGGTCCTTTGCTTTCCCCTTGTAACGCTCACATAAAAGCTTAAAGAGGAAGCTTCCTTATCAAGGTGAAGCTTTTGAAGATTGCAGAATGGGTCTCAGCAGACCTCACAAAGCTGGCAATGGGGTCTCCACCAGATGGGTTTCTCTCTTCTGCATTGCCAGCTTCTTCTTGGGTGTTCTTGTTATCAAcaggtactctctctctctcttaggaAAAGAGTAAGATCTTGTATTGAAGTGCTCAACTTTTAGATTTGCTGCTCTTTCTAATGGGGTGGAAGCTTTCACTGTGTTGATCTTTTGTGCAAAtgggtcttcttttttttatgccCCTTCTGTTTCCTTTTGCTTATATTAAAGAATTTCAGAGGTTATGATGCAGAACAAATATGAAAAGTGCTGTCTTTATGAATAGATTTGATCCTTTCGTTTCTTGATTTAATAAGGGTCGTTGCATTTGGATTTCTGGTTCCAGCTTGAGACTTGTGCTATTCTAGAATCTTTCTAATTCTGTGTCTAAGTTATTGTTGGGTTGATGGGGGCTGTTTTTACAAagatacataaatttttaatactcAATTAGTTGTTGGGGAGTAAGACCAATGGTGCTAATTTATTGAGTGGTATGATCTCTTGGCACTTCAGTAAATTAAGGTGTAAACTTGATGATGCTTAGCTTTGGACAATGGCGAGCTTAGTTAAATTGCCTTATGTTTTCCCTAATACGTTGCTGCATTAGTTTAGAAGTTGGTCTTTGTAGTTAAGTTGATTTTTTGGAGCTTGCTGATTGCTCTCAAGTCTAAGAGCAGCTAATATGCAAAACATCAGTTAGTCAAATTACTGAAATTTTGATCCTGATTGATTGCAATGAACTTGAGAATTTGTCAAAAGCTGATATTTAGGATGGACTGATGGCAGGTATCAAAAATATAGGAAGTATGACTTCTGTTGAAGTTTAAGCTGTCATCTTTTTATGTCTATAAAGATCATTACCATAATATCCAAGCCAAACATTGGTTATACAAAAGACAAATGTTGTGTAACTATAGCCCAATTACTTACGAAAAAAAGGGGAGTATAACCCAATGGCGCACATTCATTCAATTTGAATACTGGGCCGAAAATCAGTCTACAATCCATGAATGAGATAGCTACAGAGTAGTTTCCTTTCCAACGAACCaagtagatatatatatatatatatatatatatattttaggtgTATTTGCTATTAGTGCTTCATCAATCCACATGATTTGTAAGTGGAAATAACCATCATTTGATCCCCTGTCAGTAGCTGACAACCAAGGCACCAAACATGATAATATGGCATCATGTGGTTTGACTTGTGCATCATATGACTTACTTTGTATTCTTGCAGATTTGTCAAGATTTTTAAGTGTTCCAAAGTGCTAATAGAATTCATATTTCAGTTTTAATAAATTGTCATATACTGAGGTCAAAGAGGTCCTCTATCATACTAGATAAGACATTAAGATCTCTGCATTTCCTTTATATGCTGATCTATTTGTCTTCATCATGAATGTGATTAAGCTTGTTAGACTTGTAGCTGAAGGTAGattcttttccaaaattttgttaTTCTTGTGAACATCCATTAATGAATTGCTTATACATTCACAGGTTTTGGGCTATTCCTGATCCGGATAAACTGGATGAGGAGGCTTCATCAATGGAGAAACATAAATCAAGAGCTCTTAATCCCACAGACGACTGTGAGAAGAAGGCAAGTCTCAAGAATATTTTTATCATAGGCTCCACTGCctttattaacaaataatatTCTTCAAATTATTACAGGAAGCGATTGTTCGGGCGGGGGACATCCTTTCTCAAGTTTCACAAACACATGATGTGATCATGTAACGTTCTATATCCTTCTCAGTACTATTTTAAAGAATTTAGGCAGTATCTTAGATGTTGTAATTGTGCACCCTTCTATATCAtgtaattattttaaatgacaCATTAATGTCTCAATGCTTTCAGGACATTAGACAAAACAATCTCCTCATTAGAGATGCAGCTAGCTGCAGCTAGAGCTGCCAAAGTTAATGATGATGAGGGATCTCCAGTGGTTACAAATTCAGGAAGTGAGCAATTCAAGGATCGCCCGAAGGTATTCTTTGTTATGGGAATCATTACTGCATTCAGCAGCAGAAAGCGGAGGGATTCAATTAGAGAGACATGGATGCCCCAAGGTTCAGTCCTAAACTTAATAGCTTTTCTCTTAAAGTTGACATTAAGTAGAAGTTAAAATAAACTCATTGCTAACATACTTTGGCTTTTTTCCCCAATTCAGGTGAAGAATTAAGGAAGTTGGAAAAAGAGAAGGGAATTATAATGCGGTTTGTTATAGGACACAGGTAGTTTACTTGAACTTGCCAGAAATTTGCATACCACAGTTGCTTGCTTCATACtattaattttgacaaaatatagtggtttaattttttggtcATTAGTGCAACTCCAGGTGGTGTATTGGATCGCGCTGTTGATGCAGAAGACGAGCAACATAAGGATTTCTTACGACTGGTATGGTAAACTGCTTGGACCATGTTGACCATTATCTCTAGTTATTATTAAATCAGGGGACAATGATGTGGCTGACGTCACTAGGTCACTGATTCTACTAGTGGGTCAGTCTTTGAGCTGGTTGTTTGattaaaaattgtaatataattgcaaaatatattgaaattgagacaattaatttgaaaaagttGGTGCAAAAATTATAGCATACATGCACAATAATATAcacaagaaaaaattgaatactaGTGTAAgtacaacaacaaaatcttagTTCCAAAACTTTAATGTCATGAATACTTATGTGAGTACAATAAGACTAATGGGatatatttccaaattttacaaagatataattatttcaatatcaaaattataatgactagtacatttattttttatttaaaaaaaaaaattgaaactcaatACTAAGATATATATATCTCACAACTCAGGTAAAGATAAAATATGCATGGTGCATCAGATTGACTATGGCGATTCAatgaatattatttaaattgaatgtttaagttgtgtatttatttatgatgatggattcctttcctttttgtttgaaTTAGCAGTTATAATTTAGAATGCAATATTTTAACATATCAGAGGAAAACCTTGCTGATAATATTTCACTAAGCCATCAAATATCAGAAGTCTGGGCTGTAAGCAGGAACTTAACTATTCTTTTACATGTAACTTCAGTTAAATCTAGTTAAGCCAGCTAATTAATGTTCCAGAATAAATCAGGACCCAAGGAACTAACTTTCGAAATATCTGATCAGCTTTACATATTGTTTAGAATAAAtcatttgattaaaatttattCTCTGAGCTTATGCAGTTTTAATCCTTTGATTAAAATTTCTTCTCTGAGCTTATGCAGTTTTACTTCTGTATTTTGCAGAATCACATAGAAGGATATCATGAATTGTCAACAAAAACTCAAGTATACTTTTCAACAGCTGTTGCTAAGTGGGATGCTGATTTCTATATAAAAGTTGATGATGATGTTCACATAAATCTTGGTTAGTGTGTCTGCAGTCTAATATAAACGTTTCTACCTTGAAAAAAAGGTGCAATATTGGGGGCACtgaattgataattttcaaCATTGAACAGGTATGGTTGGTTCTACCTTGGCCCGCCATAGATCAAAACCACGGGTTTATTTGGGTTGTATGAAGTCTGGACCTGTCCTGTCACAGAAGTAAGCtgtcccccttttttttaatatgttttttgaGTTCTTAGCAATCTTCATCTATGGATGTCATTCATCAGATCTACTTTTGGCTACTAAATGCAGAGGGGTCAAATATCACGAACCAGAGTACTGGAAATTTGGTGAGGAGGGAAATAAGTACTTTAGGCATGCAACAGGGCAAATCTATGTGATCTCCAAAGATTTGGCCACATATATTTCTGTGAATCGGTAAGTTATTGAAATAAAATCattctatacttgttatatgACCTAATTGTTAATTAATGCTTTTTCCCCTGCTCTAGGCAAGTACTTCATAAATATGCAAATGAAGATGTCTCTTTGGGTTCTTGGTTTATTGGTCTTGATGTTGAGCACATTGATGATCGGAGCCTCTGCTGTGGGACACCTCCTGGTAAGCTTGAATTTCTAAAAGATGAAGTCCCTTTCTTTGATGTTCTCCGCTGTTTCttgtttaaatttcatattCTCATAGTGCAACTTATATTTTACTGGATATAGTAAAAAGGCAATAGCCAATATCAATAGTTTATGCTCCCCAACATTGTCAGCATTACAAGTTCATGCGTATGGTCAAAAGATCACTTGATATGACCTATATTCCTTCAGGTACTGGTACATTTGAGCCGCACATAGTTCTGAAAGAGTTATAGGCCTTTCCCAAAAGATATTATGGGTTGAATTCTTTCAAGAGTTTGATACCATTAACAAAATCATGAACTGAACTCTTATCTTTCAATAAGTCCAAAATATTCCTTTTGTGTTGATGTTAGATTTCTGCTGACAGATTGTGAATGGAAGGCTCAAGCTGGAAATCCTTGTGCTGCATCATTTGACTGGAGCTGCAGTGGCATATGCAAATCAGTGGAAAGAATGGAGGAGGTACACCAGCGGTGTGGGGAGGGTGATGAAGCTATCTGGCACACCAGTTTCTGAAACATCTCCCTGTCGGTTGTAAAATATGTGAATGTGTGGTCAAATGGGTGGTTTAGATAAAAACTCCATCTGCCCGATTTTTGTCTATCGATGCCTCGGGACCGTTggtatataattaaattaattactGCACATATGGATTCTCGAGTCAGGAAATATGATGCAAATTCTTTAGTTCCAAGTTTTACTTCTTGATCGGTAGTCTAGAAAACATACTAATTTGCAATTGTTTAGTAATATATTTGAAGCATGAAATTAACTTActattgtttcttaaaaaaaaaaaaaaaaacttactatCATATAAAACCTTAAAAGCACAAGTACATGATTTCGTAAGAAAATAAGCAGCATTGTTGTGACCAAGTTAACAGGAATATTTGTATTGGTTAATCAATTTCTTGGCACAAACTTTGGATTTCTTTTCTAAGCAAATTCATCAATAAAGATAAGGACTGGAGCAACACCATTCCCCTGGCATGCAACTATGCATACAAGACATAGGGAACCAAATGCTTTAGAATTTAGAATCATctttgtagggtcacaatttggaGCCCAAGGGGTATGGGGTCTTGGTCCAAGGAGCctagaaacaatgaatttgtaaagagtgaaTTGTAAAACTAGGTCTTAGTGAGTTGGACAACGGTTAGTATTGGGTTATACAACGATTGAACACAAGTAAAACATGTTAACGTCCATAGATATTCAGTTCGAGGAGgttaaatgaatatatattgaTCACTGTTTGAATATTATGGCCGTTTAtattgctacagtattctctcttcttttttctccgtCCTGAGTGTgacaataaatgtcattcttgccgctCCAGGAAGGACCGGCTCTCATCCTTCTAAAGTAATGTCTGTAACTTGGCTTCCCACTAAAAGTGACGATCGGGAGTCTAAGAAGGCCAAGAGGATGGCCTCACCCGTGCTGGGCTTCTCGGATGAAGATAAGGTTGGAACCATCcaaccccatgatgatgctctaGTCGTCACACTTAGGacggagaaaaaagaagagagaatactgtagcagTATAAACGGCCATAATTTTCAAACAATGAtcaatatatattcatttaacCTTCTCGGACTGAAAATCTATGGACGTTAACATGTTTTACTTGTATTCAACCGTTGTATAGCCCAATACTAATCGTTGTCCAACTCGCTAAGACCTAGTTCTacagcccactctctacaaattcattgtttctgggctccttggaccaagaccccataccccttgggcttgggcttcaaattgtgaccctacaatcTTCATTTGTCAAAATGCATAAAAGATTGAGGAATATGCCTTGTATGAAGGGGTTATTTAGCTTTGTATGTATATGTGCTTAGTGTCATGTTTAGTTTACCGTCattttgaagcccaaaaaaagGAGTGGGTTGTGATAGGTTAATGACTAGCATAAAATTTAGCCACTATATTATAAATTGATTCATTATAAATGAGTGTAACTGAAATGAGAATATTAAGAttagtaattaaaaatataatgaaaggTAATATTCGAAATGAGAAAATTCACTTAAAGATAGGATGACCTTTATCAATAAAAGGACGATGGAGAGTCTTTTGAAATGATTTGATCATGTTCAAAGGAGAGTAACCAATGCAACACCAAGAAAGAGTGTTGATTTAAGTTaagtgaaccaaaaaaaaaaaaaaaaaaaaaaccacaagtaGAAGAAGTAAGAAAAAAACTTGCCAATTAAAGAAGTCATGGAGTTGACTtcaaatagaataaaatggCGAAAAAGAATATATGTGGCCGACTTGATTAATCTTGTTGAGGATTTATAATCAACTTCAAAAATTGGAACTAAGGCTTGATTGTTCTTGTAAAGGTGAAAAATggtgttactttatttaaaattagtttttttttttttaaataatttaataaacttCATTATGTGTACTTCATATCATAATAGATGGGATTGGGCCCAAGaagaactctttttttttcctttttttttttcgagaaatTTGAAGATCACTCTTAACAGCACAGTGACCCAAGGCTTTCTGCTTAAGAACTTTTATATGCCGTACGATTTTGaatgtgttttcaatttccagcTTCATTCATTGActtcaaaagaaagaagtaTGGGTGTGCACTTGAAATGGTCTTCTGCGAAAAATAAGGGGTGTCTTTGATTTCTAACAAGTGTGAACTCCATGTAAGCTTTGGATTTCGATTTGACCAGTCAACTGTCAATCTCTGG
This DNA window, taken from Quercus robur chromosome 2, dhQueRobu3.1, whole genome shotgun sequence, encodes the following:
- the LOC126713181 gene encoding beta-1,6-galactosyltransferase GALT31A → MGLSRPHKAGNGVSTRWVSLFCIASFFLGVLVINRFWAIPDPDKLDEEASSMEKHKSRALNPTDDCEKKATIVRAGDILSQVSQTHDVIMTLDKTISSLEMQLAAARAAKVNDDEGSPVVTNSGSEQFKDRPKVFFVMGIITAFSSRKRRDSIRETWMPQGEELRKLEKEKGIIMRFVIGHSATPGGVLDRAVDAEDEQHKDFLRLNHIEGYHELSTKTQVYFSTAVAKWDADFYIKVDDDVHINLGMVGSTLARHRSKPRVYLGCMKSGPVLSQKGVKYHEPEYWKFGEEGNKYFRHATGQIYVISKDLATYISVNRQVLHKYANEDVSLGSWFIGLDVEHIDDRSLCCGTPPDCEWKAQAGNPCAASFDWSCSGICKSVERMEEVHQRCGEGDEAIWHTSF